The Streptomyces nigra genome includes the window GAGCGCGCGTACGCCCCGCTGATCCACGACGGACTGGTGATGGACAGCGTCAACGGGCGTGCCATCAGCCGGGGCTATCTGAAGAACGACGACCGACGGGTCATGCGGAGCGACCACTACCACGGGCACGCCCTCATCGCCGCGATCGTCCTCCTCGCGGGCGGCGCGAGCACGGCCGAGCGCGACCGCTGGCACGCGCTCGTCAAGGGATGGATCCGACGGGACAGTGTCACGCCGGTACTGACGTCACGTCAGTTCGGGGTCGCCGACCTCGCGCGCCTGCACGCCGTGGCGGAGTCGCCGGTCCCGGCGGCCGACGAGCCCGTCGGGCACCATCTCTTCGCTGCCATGGACCGCGCCGTCCACCGCCGCCCGCGCTTCGTCGTGAACATCGCCATGGCCGGCGACCGGATCGCCCACTACGAGTGCGGCAACGGCGAGAACCCGCGCGGCTGGCACACCGGCGCCGGCATGGTCTCCTGGTGGGCCGACGGTCTCGGCGACCAGTACACCGACTGGTACTGGCCGACCGTCGACTGGTACCGCCTCCCCGGTACGACCGTCTCCACCCGACGCCTCCCCGACCGCGCCGGCGGCGAATGGGGCGAGGCCCGGCCCGGTGCCCGGTGGGTCGGCGGCACGACGGACGGTGAGTACGCGGCCATCGGCCAGGATCTGGAGGGGCTGGGGTCGTCGCTGCGGGCCCGCAAGGCGTGGTTCTGCCTCGACGACGCCGTGGTCTGCCTCGGTGCCGGGATCAGCTGCTCCGACGGCGTCCCCGTCGAGACCGTCGTCGACAACCGCAATCTGGGGGAGGGCGGCACCCATGCGCTCGTGCGCGGCCCCGGCTGGGCCCACCTGGAGGGCCATGGCGGCTGGATCGTGCCGTACGGGCGGCTGCGCACCCTGCGCGAGGACCGCGGCGGCGCCTGGGCCGACATCAACACCACCAGCACCACCGAGCGCCGCACCCGCCGCTGGCAGACCCTCTGGCTCGACCACGGCACCGACCCGCGCGGCGCCACCTACCGGTATGTGCTGATGCCGGGCGCGAGCCGCCGGGAGGTCGCCGCGCGGGCGGCCGACCGCCGCTGGCTGTCCGTCCTCGCCAATGACGGCGACCGCCAGGCCGTCCACGTCCCCTCCCTCGGCGTGACGGCGGCCGTCTTCTGGGAGCCGGGCACCGTGGGCCCGCTCACCGCCGGCGCCGGAGCGAGCGTGCTGGTCCGCCGCCGCGGCCGCACCGCTACCCTCTGCGTGAGCGAACCACCCCGGACGGGCGAACCCCTGGAGATCGTCTGGGACCACCCCGTACGACGGGTGGCACAGGCCGACGAGACGGTCGAGATCCTCGCCACCGGGCCCCGGCTCCGGCTCCGCGTCACTCCGGGGACGCAATGCCGCACCCACCGATGTGAGGTGGTTCTCCTCTGACGGGTTTGTGCGACCCCCACAAGGCACACGCCCTCTGAGCAGTCGGAAAGGCTGCATGCCGCCTCGGTTCTGTTCAGTGCTACCAGGAAAACGCTCCGGAGACTGTGAGGAGTCGACGGCTCGCATTGCGCCGGGTCCTTCGTAAGGTCACTACATGACCGTTTTGGATGAGGCACCGGGTGAGCCGATCGACGCCCGTGGACGGACCGCCGAGCTGCACGAGATCCGTGCCCAGGCGCTGGCCGGCCCGAGCGAGAAGGCCACCGCGGCGCAGCACGCCAAGGGGAAGCTGACCGCCCGGGAGCGCATCGAGCTGCTCGTGGACCCCGGCACCTTCCGTGAGGTCGAGGAGCTGCGCCGGCACCGGGCCCAGGGCTTCGGCCTGGAGGCCAAGAAGCCGTACACCGACGGTGTCATCACCGGCTGGGGCACGGTCGAGGGCCGCACGGTCTTCGTGTACGCGCACGACTTCCGGATCTTCGGCGGCGCGCTGGGCGAGGCCCACGCCACCAAGATCCACAAGATCATGGACATGGCCATCGCGGCCGGCGCCCCGCTGGTCTCCCTGAACGACGGCGCCGGCGCCCGTATCCAGGAGGGCGTCTCCGCCCTCGCCGGCTACGGCGGCATCTTCCAGCGCAACACCAAGGCGTCCGGCGTCATCCCGCAGATCAGCGTGATGCTCGGCCCGTGCGCGGGCGGCGCGGCCTACAGCCCCGCCCTCACCGACTTCGTGTTCATGGTCCGTGAGACCTCGCAGATGTTCATCACCGGCCCCGACGTGGTCAAGGCCGTCACCGGCGAGGAGATCACGCAGAACGGCCTGGGCGGCGCCGACGTGCACGCCGAGACCTCCGGCGTCTGCCACTTCGCGTACGACGACGAGGAGACGTGCATCGCCGAGGTGCGGTACCTCCTGTCGATGCTCCCGCAGAACAACCGGGAGAACCCGCCCCGCGTGGAGCCGTCCGACGCCGCGGACCGCCGCAGCGAGGCGCTGCTCGACCTGGTGCCGGCCGACGGCAACCGGCCGTACGACATGGCCAAGGTCATCGAGGAGATCGTCGACGACGGCGAGTACCTGGAGGTGCACGAGCGCTGGGCGCGCAACATCATCTGCGCGCTGGCCCGGCTCGACGGCCAGGTCGTCGGCATCGTCGCCAACCAGCCCCAGTCGCTGGCCGGCGTGCTCGACATCGAGGCGTCCGAGAAGGCCGCCCGCTTCGTGCAGATGTGCGATGCCTTCAACATCCCGATCGTCACCTTCCTGGACGTCCCCGGCTTCCTCCCGGGCGTCGACCAGGAGCACGGCGGCATCATCCGCCACGGCGCCAAGCTGCTGTACGCCTACTGCAACGCGACGGTGCCCCGGATCTCCCTGATCCTGCGCAAGGCGTACGGCGGCGCGTACATCGTCATGGACAGCCAGTCCATCGGCGCCGACCTCACCTACGCCTGGCCGACCAACGAGATCGCCGTGATGGGCGCCGAGGGCGCCGCCAACGTCATCTTCCGGCGCCAGATCGCCGAGGCCGAGGACCCCGAGGCCATGCGGGCCCGCATGGTCAAGGAGTACAAGTCCGAGCTGATGCACCCCTACTACGCGGCCGAGCGGGGCCTGGTCGACGACGTGATCGACCCCTCCGAGACCCGGGAGGTCCTCGTCCGCTCCCTGGCGATGCTGCAGTCCAAGCACGCCGACCTGCCGTCCCGCAAGCACGGCAACCCTCCGCAGTAACCCACCGGTATCCGTGCGGAAACCTCATCCATGGAGACTGAACCCATGAACGTCCCTGACATCCGCGTCGAGAAGGGTCACGCCGACCCCGAGGAAGTCGCCGCCATCACGGCGATCCTCCTCGCCCGCGCCGCCGCCCGGCCCACCGAGGCCCCAGCCCACCGGGGCCGCGCCAAGGCCGGCTGGCGCCGCCTGGAGCGCGAGGGCGGCTTCCGCGCCCCGCACAGCTGGCGCTGAGCCCAGAACGCAGCGAGGGCCCCTCTCCGTACGGAGAGGGGCCCTTCGTCGTGCCTGAGCGGCGCACAGAGCGCCTGAGACGCCAGAAGGCTGCCTCCGACGGCATCGACCGTCCGAGGCAGCCCAGTGGCCGCGGAAGCCGTCCGCCTACCGCAGCCGCGCCATCAGCGCGTGCTCGACGAGCGTGATCAGCGCCGACTTGGCGTCCGCGCGGTGGCGGGCGTCCGTCGTGATGATCGGGGTGTCCGGGCCGATCTGCAGCGCCTCGCGCACCTCGTCCGGGTTGTACGGCTGGTTGCCGTCGAAGCCGTTCAGCGCGATGACGAAGGGCAGCCCGCTGTTCTCGAAGTAGTCGACCGCGGGGAAGCAGTCGGCGAGCCGGCGGGTGTCCACCAGCACGATCGCGCCGATGGCGCCGCGCACCAGGTCGTCCCACATGAACCAGAAGCGGTCCTGGCCGGGCGTACCGAAGAGGTACAGGATCAGGTCCTGGTCCAGGGTGATACGGCCGAAGTCCATGGCGACCGTCGTGGTCGTCTTGTCCCCGGTGTGGGTGAGGTCGTCGATGCCGGCCGAAGCGGACGTCATGACGGCCTCTGTGCGCAGCGGGTTGATCTCCGAGACGGCACCCACGAACGTGGTCTTGCCCACGCCGAAGCCGCCAGCCACCACGATCTTCGCGGACGTGGTGGAGCGGGAAGGCCCTCCGCTAGAGCTTGCGAAGTCCACTGAGCACCCTTTCGAGCAGTGTCACGTCTGGCTGGCCGCCGGCGTTCTCGTCGCCGCCGGGCTGATGGATCGCGACCAGTCCTGCCTCCGCCAAGTCGGCGACGAGGATCCTGGCCACGCCGAGGGGGATCGTGAGGAGGGCCGAGACCTCGGCCACCGATTTGATCTCTCGGCAGAGGTTGCAGATCCGCTGATGCTCGGGCAGCTGGCCCTGCATCTGGTGCGGCTGCGCGGTGGTGTGCACCAGCGCCTCGATGGCGAGCTGGTAGCGCGGGCGGGTCCGGCCGCCGGTCATGGCGTACGGACGCACCAGCGGGTTGTTCGACGCCCCGGCGGGCGTCGGCTCAGGGGCGCGTCGCTGCGGCTGCACCGGCTGGATGCGCGGCGCCGGCGGCTGGTCGTACGGCGAGGGTCCGGGACCCTGCGGGGCGTACGGCTGCCGCTGGTTCGGCTGGGAGGGGAAGTACCGGTTCTGGGAACCGTCGTTCTGACCCTGGGCAGGGCCGTACGACCAGTTGCCCGATGACGAACCGTCTGGGGGTGTTGCCACTTTCTCTCCTCCTCCGACTGTGCCTGGCACCCATCATGTGGAGCCGCGTCCCGAAACCTTACGGCCCCGGGACGCCAAAACGCACCGCTGTCCGTTCAGTTGAGCAGGCTCCCCTGGAGTTCCGCCCGCAGATCCGGCGTCAGGACCGTACCGGCACGGTCGACCAGAAGCGCCATCTCGTACCCAATGAGGCCGATGTCCGCCTCGGGATGTGCGAGGACCGCGAGGGACGAACCGTCGGAGATGGACATGATGAAGAGGAATCCCCGCTCCATCTCCACAACCGTCTGGTTCACGCTGCCGCCCTCGAAGATGCGGGAGGCGCCTGCCGTCAGTGACGTCAGACCGGAGGCGACGGCCGCGAGCTGGTCGGCGCGGTCGCGCGGAAAGCCTTCGGACATCGCCAGAAGGAGTCCGTCGGCGGAGACCACCACCGTGTGGGACACCCCGGGGGTGTTGTCCACGAAGTTGGTGATCAACCAGTTCAGGTTCTGTGCCGCCTGGCTCATCGGGCTCACACTAACGCTCCTGGTTGTAGGTGCTGTCAGGACCGAAGCCCTGGCCGTTCGTTTCACTTCCCGCGCTGCGACCCCGCTGGACACCGCGGCGCAGGTTGCTCAGCCTGCCCCGGACGTCCTCGGGAGCACGGGAGACCTGTGGGCCCCCCTGGGGGGTGGATTCGGCGGCTCCCTGGACCAGGTTGGCCTTCGGGACCCGCCGCGGCAGGCCGGAGGAGGTGACTCCGCCCGCCTTGGGCTTCCGGAGCGCCGAGGC containing:
- a CDS encoding polysaccharide lyase 8 family protein gives rise to the protein MDMTPTRRALLTAAALAATLGRTAETPARAEAADPYDTLRARWLGIALGTGYDPAIEPYAGRLAETGTLARGFQQTMAPTPTSLWPGQPFDPPGGITRSYSRLWTMAQAHVQPGTGATADPALLADVLRGLDHLSVTVYHPGTTPYGNWWEWQIGSPRLLMDITAALHDHLGQDRIDAACAAVDHFIPDTLLTDYSGTSTGANRVDLCRSVALRGVLGRAPDRIALARDALSPVFPYVTSGDGLHADGSFVQHTWVAYSGTYGQVLLDGLGRLFALLAGSDWEVTDPNRRIVLDSVERAYAPLIHDGLVMDSVNGRAISRGYLKNDDRRVMRSDHYHGHALIAAIVLLAGGASTAERDRWHALVKGWIRRDSVTPVLTSRQFGVADLARLHAVAESPVPAADEPVGHHLFAAMDRAVHRRPRFVVNIAMAGDRIAHYECGNGENPRGWHTGAGMVSWWADGLGDQYTDWYWPTVDWYRLPGTTVSTRRLPDRAGGEWGEARPGARWVGGTTDGEYAAIGQDLEGLGSSLRARKAWFCLDDAVVCLGAGISCSDGVPVETVVDNRNLGEGGTHALVRGPGWAHLEGHGGWIVPYGRLRTLREDRGGAWADINTTSTTERRTRRWQTLWLDHGTDPRGATYRYVLMPGASRREVAARAADRRWLSVLANDGDRQAVHVPSLGVTAAVFWEPGTVGPLTAGAGASVLVRRRGRTATLCVSEPPRTGEPLEIVWDHPVRRVAQADETVEILATGPRLRLRVTPGTQCRTHRCEVVLL
- a CDS encoding acyl-CoA carboxylase subunit beta codes for the protein MTVLDEAPGEPIDARGRTAELHEIRAQALAGPSEKATAAQHAKGKLTARERIELLVDPGTFREVEELRRHRAQGFGLEAKKPYTDGVITGWGTVEGRTVFVYAHDFRIFGGALGEAHATKIHKIMDMAIAAGAPLVSLNDGAGARIQEGVSALAGYGGIFQRNTKASGVIPQISVMLGPCAGGAAYSPALTDFVFMVRETSQMFITGPDVVKAVTGEEITQNGLGGADVHAETSGVCHFAYDDEETCIAEVRYLLSMLPQNNRENPPRVEPSDAADRRSEALLDLVPADGNRPYDMAKVIEEIVDDGEYLEVHERWARNIICALARLDGQVVGIVANQPQSLAGVLDIEASEKAARFVQMCDAFNIPIVTFLDVPGFLPGVDQEHGGIIRHGAKLLYAYCNATVPRISLILRKAYGGAYIVMDSQSIGADLTYAWPTNEIAVMGAEGAANVIFRRQIAEAEDPEAMRARMVKEYKSELMHPYYAAERGLVDDVIDPSETREVLVRSLAMLQSKHADLPSRKHGNPPQ
- a CDS encoding acyl-CoA carboxylase subunit epsilon, translating into MNVPDIRVEKGHADPEEVAAITAILLARAAARPTEAPAHRGRAKAGWRRLEREGGFRAPHSWR
- a CDS encoding GTP-binding protein, whose protein sequence is MDFASSSGGPSRSTTSAKIVVAGGFGVGKTTFVGAVSEINPLRTEAVMTSASAGIDDLTHTGDKTTTTVAMDFGRITLDQDLILYLFGTPGQDRFWFMWDDLVRGAIGAIVLVDTRRLADCFPAVDYFENSGLPFVIALNGFDGNQPYNPDEVREALQIGPDTPIITTDARHRADAKSALITLVEHALMARLR
- a CDS encoding DUF742 domain-containing protein — protein: MATPPDGSSSGNWSYGPAQGQNDGSQNRYFPSQPNQRQPYAPQGPGPSPYDQPPAPRIQPVQPQRRAPEPTPAGASNNPLVRPYAMTGGRTRPRYQLAIEALVHTTAQPHQMQGQLPEHQRICNLCREIKSVAEVSALLTIPLGVARILVADLAEAGLVAIHQPGGDENAGGQPDVTLLERVLSGLRKL
- a CDS encoding roadblock/LC7 domain-containing protein, whose product is MSQAAQNLNWLITNFVDNTPGVSHTVVVSADGLLLAMSEGFPRDRADQLAAVASGLTSLTAGASRIFEGGSVNQTVVEMERGFLFIMSISDGSSLAVLAHPEADIGLIGYEMALLVDRAGTVLTPDLRAELQGSLLN